DNA from Rhinatrema bivittatum chromosome 1, aRhiBiv1.1, whole genome shotgun sequence:
AGTTACAAGGCCAAAAACACAGACTTGCCATTCCAAAATAGGAGTTCAAAAGATGCTGTGCATAAGTAGTTTGTTCAAGAGCTTGGCCTTCAAGTCTGGGAATAGCCATTTATTCAATGTCACCTCCCATTTAGAGGCTACAAAGTACTCCAGCCTCAGGATAGCTTTGCTTATATTGGGCAGAGACAATTATAGCTTGTCTATACAGCACTCTACAGAAAGTTCAAACTGGCTGAGAACAATGATCAAGGCATGTCAGAAGATGCATCCAGACTCAGTTGCCAGTATTAGCAGCTTATGCAGACTGAATGCCTGGAAACATTAAGCCACCCAAAAAAGGTATAATTGAGGCTGTTCAAAATGGCTGATAATGATCAAGGCATGACAGAAGGTGCATCTAGACTGTTGCCAGTGTTAGAGGTTTATGCAGACTGAATGCCTGGAAACACTGAGCCACCCAAAAGCTGTTTACCTCTCTACTGGGAGCTTCCtctccatcctgctgtcctatgttTCTCTTCCATGCTACCCAAGCCTGGTGCAGCTTCTCTTGGGCATCCTGcagtttctggttggcaccagacAGATGCTTTTGGGTGTACTCCATCTGAAATCAGGAAGTAGTGCCATTAGAAAATGGTATAGTTTGTACCAAGCCCAAGTACTTTTGTACACAGATGTGTAAAGGTATGTGCATTCAGCTTGCTCACTACCTAGATTTTCCAATAGAATGGCAGGAATTACACTTAAGCTCTTTCCTGCCAATTGCCAAACCCCTCTCCTGGAGTTAAAAATCAACAGGTATCCTTAACATTATGGCCATCACCTAATGCTGAGGTAAGAGCATTAGGCTTCCCTGCACCGCAACAAGCATAGTTAGATTCAGTGCTTGGGATGGCCAACTCAGGTATTCCCCCCATCCAGCTAGCAATTTAAGAGCAGTACTAAGTACTCACCAagaccaacatttaaaaaataaaaaaaatttaccaGATCAATGGTGTGGTGGAGCTGAGAGATGGCCTCCTGGCTCTTCTGTTTAAGAGCTGTCACCTTGCTCAAGGCCTGCTCATATGCCTGCCTGCGAAGCTTGGAAGACAGAGACCCCAGTCTAGTATAATAGCTTGGCTTTTGGGTTCCAGCTCCAAATgcttcagcagcttctttggCTAAGGTGGTAAAGAAAAACCAATGTCAACCTGGTTTTTGAATCTTGTATCTTAAGACAGGCATAAAATGAATAAGTCTGAAAGTACTTAGCCACTGACAATGAAAGAGGGAATGCCAAGTTGTCTTGTAGTTGGACATTAGATACAAGTGGAAACGGCCCTAGAAAGTGTTAGGACATCTCAGCACCAcatggaattattttttttttagatacaaaaaaaaaaaccagagaagggggggggggaagaagagataGGAATCCAGGCAGTGGTATTTATTCCTTGTGGGCCAAGTTATTCTAAAAAGCTAGTGCAGACATTTCAAGAAGCTTTTTGCAAGCCCAGTTTCTCCTTACCTGCTTCCCCTTCAGTCACTGGGAGATACTGATCCACAAGGGCCTCCGTCTTGCTCAGTGCAGCATCTACCCCAGTGCTCACCACCTGTACCATGGGGCTTCCCAGAACAGAGTTAATGCTCCCAGTCACAACAGCTTTTGTCATTTCCATGCTCTCCTGTGCAGCTCCCTTGGCCTTGTCCACCACTCCAGTGACTGCATGGGCAACTGTATCCTTGGCACCCACCACAGTCCCTGCTACAGCTTCTTTTGCACCAACCACCATGTCTGTGGCATTAGCAACAATCTACATGAAGAATCACAGAGTTAGTACTAGATGGTCACATCTGAGGACTGCCACTTGTTTGCATCAAGTTCCCAAAGGCTGTGAGAACAGGGAACTGGTCCAAGCTCAGGAATACCAAGCCTCTGCTCTTCACTAGCATTTCCAGAGACCTGCTGATAATTCTAGAATTGAGAGCAGTTAAGTAGGCACAGTCTGCAACTCCCATCTTCCTATCCATCACCCTCCTTGCTCCAGGTCTTTTATCAGTTAAAACTCCTGGCTATCCTGCTCCACATAGGTCCCACCATCTTATCCACAAGTGGGAAGCTTGAACTGCACTGGGTCAAGAAGTTAGCAGGTATTCTAGAATACATGGATTTAGAAGGCACAGTGTGTTATGATTTCCTGCTGGATGAAGGAGAGGGTCTATGCAAGGAAGAGCCACCTAATTGGTTTACCCATTGTGGTAACCCCTAGGAGCATTGGTTTCTTAAAATCTGTAGCAACAGTGCCCATGTTTCTTACAAGTACCCTGCAAGAGTTCAGATTAACAGGCAAGATTTAGATGAAGTGGGGTGGAGAAAGTGACCTTACCTTATCAGTAGATTGGTGAAGGACAGGCAGCTTCTCTTCAATTTTGTCCAGGCCTACACAGGCACAGTTATTGACGAGTGAAACTACAAAAGAGCAAGACAAGAGCATGCCTATCCAGTGTAAAATAAAAAgtagtatagaaaaaaaaaaagagaagagatgcAAGACTAGGATATTGTTTATTCTTCCATACCACATTTGTGGAGCCATGCTCTTATACTAGCTGAGTCCATCATAAGTGACAGGTTGCCAGTGGCAGTGTAGTGACCACATGCAGGCCCTGCACTCACTCAAATGCCTGCTACTACCCCTAAACTTTCTCCCCCTCTTATCAAGGAGCCAGTACTGACAGCAGCAGGCAGCTTTGTGTCCCAGGTTGGAAGAGAAATCTCTACTAGTAAGTTTTTATTCACTAGAAGCTGTTCACTACTAGTATAGGAAGAATGCAGCTTGCCAAAACTTGTTCTCACTAGTAGAAGGCCCATCCAAGGAGAGAGGAACACAGAAGTGTGCaattgagatgtgtggtagtagagCTAAGCCCCAATTTCCTGTGGGGAGAATAGGCAAATTGTTACAGATTTTCCAAAGGAGTAGCAGCAATTGTAGCAAGTTTAAACTCTGCATTTATTTGGGGTAAAAAAATAGATTGCAAAGTCAGATTTGTGTCCAATAGATTTGGTTCATTATTAGAACTGTTTCCCACCca
Protein-coding regions in this window:
- the LOC115095310 gene encoding LOW QUALITY PROTEIN: perilipin-2-like (The sequence of the model RefSeq protein was modified relative to this genomic sequence to represent the inferred CDS: deleted 1 base in 1 codon), which produces MNRLERMASEAAEPQQNVAVRVANLPLVSSTCDMVSSAYVSTKEKHPYLKSVCEVAEEGVKTIAAVTLASTKPIIQKLEPQISLVNNCACVGLDKIEEKLPVLHQSTDKIVANATDMVVGAKEAVAGTVVGAKDTVAHAVTGVVDKAKGAAQESMEMTKAVVTGSINSVLGSPMVQVVSTGVDAALSKTEALVDQYLPVTEGEAAKEAAEAFGAGTQKPSYYTRLGSLSSKLRRQAYEQALSKVTALKQKSQEAISQLHHTIDLMEYTQKHLSGANQKLQDAQEKLHQAWVAWKRNIGQQDGEEAPSREHIESRALATAQDLSHLLQTNCMALVSSIQGLPQNIQNQAHHISCLAGDIYQNFHSVGSIRDLSDQLLITCKEQLKKMKESMDEVMAYLANTTPINWLVGPVCPEQKQEQASQQEPEHSSN